From Topomyia yanbarensis strain Yona2022 chromosome 1, ASM3024719v1, whole genome shotgun sequence, one genomic window encodes:
- the LOC131696100 gene encoding uncharacterized protein LOC131696100, with translation MREISDSEASAPIYYLPHHGVEKAESTTTKLRVVFDASCRTDTGISLNQALMVGPVIRKMLSIILRFRMHRYVIIADIEKMFRKIRVHPSDYPLQRILWRCSSSQPLRTFELTTVTYGTASAPYLATKCLQRLSEDGSNDFPLASLVLGKDFYMDDMLTEVDNEAEGSELCRQLLQLLQSAGLSLRKWSSNSSTILSEIPPELRDERSTLALDSPITQIKTLGLHWQPSDDVFRYSVPKWSQDGPISRRIVLSDTARLYDPLGLIGPVVVIAKLFVQTLWRTSKNWDDPLDEAQQQHWLEFRSSLDKLATIVIPRWVHTSIELKTNSIFWIDSMITLHWLSSSPSRWKTFIANRVSEVQHLTSGGVWAHVPGIENPADIISRGMYPDQLKQTSPWWSGAPWLSRSSRFWPPLTCPITVDSLPLELLEEKAVSLPIQVYQPNEIFFIRSSFSALVRIVALLCRFIHNSKPNNRSSRRSCLLCTMELNEAVKVLVRLAQSEVFAQDIAAVSKDGQVGPKSALKHHTPIIVDGILRIRGRLRHAAISLDRKHPMILPARHPITKSILNYYHLKNLHAGPQLLVACVREKFWPLRIRDLARSVVHSCISCFRCRPRNLEQLMGDLPPDRVIPTLPFLNTGVDLCGPFLYRSSKRATAIKCYVAIFVCFVTKAVHIELVYDLSTASFIAALHRFIARRGKPNQIECDNAKNFVGTSRELGELAKQFRSQQHQDEVINRCADNGISFKFISPRSPKFGGLWEAAVKSFKQHLRRSVGNSVLSQDEFVTLLARIEACLNSRPLTPLTADPNDLEVLTPGHFLVFRPLTCFPEPDLSGVPQGRLSRWQENQQLLRRLWKQWTKDYLSGLHPRTKWTRIRDNISIGTMVLLKEDNLPPLKWKYGRITNIIRGDDDNIRVVDVRTVDGEYRRAISKICVLPTRQPTTESTGAASMNPDDL, from the exons ATGCGGGAGATCTCAGACAGTGAAGCTTCCGCGCCTATATATTACCTGCCACACCATGGCGTCGAAAAGGCAGAAAGTACAACAACGAAACTGCGAGTTGTTTTCGACGCCTCATGCCGCACTGATACCGGAATCTCATTGAACCAGGCTCTCATGGTGGGCCCAGTTATCCGCAAGATGTTGTCAATTATTTTACGCTTCCGGATGCATCGATATGTCATTATCGCCGACATCGAAAAGATGTTTCGCAAAATACGTGTGCACCCGTCGGATTACCCACTGCAACGTATTCTTTGGCGTTGCTCATCGTCTCAGCCCCTTCGTACTTTCGAACTTACGACAGTGACTTATGGCACGGCCTCTGCTCCTTACTTGGCAACCAAGTGCCTTCAACGGCTGTCGGAGGATGGATCGAATGATTTCCCTCTTGCTTCTTTAGTCCTAGGTAAGGACTTTTATATGGACGATATGCTGACCGAGGTTGACAATGAAGCTGAAGGGAGTGAACTGTGTCGACAACTGTTGCAGTTGCTCCAATCTGCCGGTTTGAGCCTGCGTAAATGGTCTTCGAATTCCTCGACTATTCTTTCGGAGATCCCACCCGAACTTCGTGACGAACGAAGTACTCTAGCTCTTGACTCACCCATCACTCAAATCAAAACTTTGGGCTTGCATTGGCAGCCGTCCGACGATGTGTTTCGTTATTCCGTGCCCAAATGGTCTCAGGACGGACCGATTTCTCGCCGTATTGTACTGTCCGACACAGCTCGGCTCTACGATCCTCTAGGGCTTATTGGTCCAGTTGTAGTGATCGCCAAACTTTTCGTACAAACCCTCTGGCGAACTTCTAAGAACTGGGATGATCCGCTAGACGAGGCCCAGCAGCAGCATTGGTTGGAGTTTCGTAGCAGCTTAGATAAATTAGCCACAATCGTTATTCCGAGATGG GTTCACACCAGTATAGAATTGAAAACCAATTCCATATTCTGGATAGACTCGATGATTACTCTGCATTGGCTTAGTTCGAGTCCATCACGATGGAAGACGTTTATTGCTAATCGCGTCTCGGAAGTGCAGCATTTAACAAGTGGAGGTGTATGGGCTCATGTACCTGGCATCGAGAATCCTGCGGATATAATCTCCCGAGGAATGTATCCAGATCAACTGAAGCAAACATCTCCGTGGTGGAGTGGAGCACCATGGCTTAGCCGATCCTCTCGTTTTTGGCCACCGCTAACCTGTCCAATTACCGTCGATTCCCTACCGCTAGAACTGCTGGAGGAAAAGGCTGTCTCATTGCCAATTCAAGTGTACCAGCCAAATGAAATTTTCTTCATTCGATCATCGTTCTCAGCTCTCGTTCGTATTGTTGCCTTACTTTGCCGCTTCATTCATAACAGCAAGCCCAACAACCGCAGTAGTAGGAGATCATGTTTACTATGCACGATGGAGCTCAATGAAGCCGTGAAGGTCCTTGTTCGACTAGCACAGTCAGAAGTATTCGCTCAAGATATCGCAGCAGTGTCCAAGGACGGTCAAGTGGGACCGAAATCAGCTCTGAAACATCACACTCCAATTATCGTCGATGGGATCCTCAGAATTCGTGGCCGACTTCGACATGCGGCCATATCTCTAGATCGGAAACATCCAATGATTCTGCCGGCGCGACATCCCATCACGAAATCAATACTTAACTACTATCACCTAAAGAATTTACACGCCGGACCACAACTGCTTGTAGCATGCGTTCGGGAAAAATTCTGGCCACTTCGCATCCGCGATTTGGCACGAAGCGTAGTGCATTCCTGCATAAGCTGCTTTCGTTGCCGTCCTCGCAACCTCGAGCAACTCATGGGAGATCTACCTCCAGACAGAGTTATCCCAACGTTGCCCTTCCTTAACACTGGAGTAGATCTCTGTGGACCATTTCTATATCGTAGCAGCAAAAGAGCGACTGCTATAAAGTGCTACGTAGCAATCTTCGTGTGCTTTGTCACAAAGGCAGTTCATATAGAGCTTGTCTACGACCTCTCCACTGCGTCGTTCATAGCCGCGTTGCATCGGTTCATCGCTCGTAGAGGGAAGCCAAATCAAATAGAGTGCGACAACGCCAAAAACTTCGTGGGAACTTCAAGAGAACTGGGAGAACTCGCCAAGCAGTTCCGTTCACAGCAGCATCAAGATGAAGTAATCAACCGCTGTGCAGATAACGGAATATCCTTCAAATTCATCTCGCCACGCAGCCCAAAGTTCGGTGGCCTTTGGGAGGCGGCGGTTAAATCGTTCAAACAGCATTTGCGTCGTTCCGTTGGAAACTCTGTACTATCACAGGATGAGTTTGTGACACTTCTGGCCCGCATCGAAGCTTGTTTGAACTCAAGGCCGCTCACACCACTCACAGCTGATCCAAATGATCTGGAGGTATTAACACCGGGTCACTTTCTCGTATTTCGTCCACTGACATGCTTTCCCGAACCTGACCTCTCCGGTGTCCCGCAAGGCCGACTTAGCCGTTGGCAAGAAAATCAACAACTCCTTCGGCGACTCTGGAAGCAGTGGACAAAGGACTATCTTTCTGGACTCCACCCCCGAACCAAGTGGACGCGCATCAGAGATAACATCTCCATCGGCACGATGGTTCTTCTAAAGGAGGATAACCTCCCGCCTCTAAAATGGAAGTACGGTAGAATCACCAACATCATTCGTGGAGACGATGACAACATCCGCGTAGTCGACGTACGGACAGTAGATGGAGAATATCGGCGTGCAATCTCGAAAATATGCGTCCTTCCTACTCGTCAACCCACAACCGAGTCAACTGGCGCTGCCAGTATGAACCCAGATGACCTCTAA